GTCAGAGCATTTTTAGTCCATTTAGAAATTTCTTCTCTCTTTACTGAGTTAGTGTTGTGAACCAAATTGACCCATTAAGGGCCTACATGATATTAGGGAGTTCTATTTGGGATCAGACCCATTTACACTTTGTTAAAAAAGACCAGGAATTAGAAGAACGGTTATGAAAATTATGTCTAAGCTTTGACTTTCAGTTATCTCTCATCCCCTTTCTCTATTCTAGTATCTCATCTCCTTCTAGTTACCTTCTTCTATGTTAATCTCTCCTTAGTTAGCATGTTATTACTTTGTTGAGCGTATTATACATTGTAACTTGTATTACAAACTCCTTAAGATTCGATTAACCCCAGGAAGGACTTGTGGTCAAAGGAGATGTCTGAAATTCGTTCAATATTACAGGGGTTGGTTGGAAAAATTGCAACTGTTACGCCCCAAAACAAAGTTCCGATGTATGAGAATAGAGATTTGTCTTCGGCACCACCGATGTTTCGTCATAAGTATGCATCCATAAATTTTGGACGATTCTGTGGTGATAATCCAGAGGCATGGATTTTCCAAGCTGAACACTACTTTGAATTCTATGAAATCACagaaaagtataaattatctcTCGCGTCATTGTATCTCGATGGGGAAGCATTGGAGTGGTATCAATGGCTTTTTTGGAACAAACAATTAGCAGATTGGAAACACTTTACAGTGAAGGTAATGATTCGATTTCGTAAACAACATCTCGAATCACAAAGATGTCACTTGCTCAATAATCAGGTAACCTCCGTGATTAACTACCAAAGTCGTTTTGAGGATGTCTCGTCAAGATATGGTGACTTTAATATACTCATATCGAATATTGCATATGTTTCTCTACAATAGAACGATATAATCAACTTACCTTTTTCGCAATCCTGTGACGAGCAATCTGAAGGCAACAACAAAACCAATGCGCCCAAGGTGTTTGATGACTTGTCTGAAAGACCCACAAATGCAAATTTCATTGATATATCATGTAAGCTTAGTCAACTTGAAGTTAAGGATCCCCACAATGTGTGTAAGTTGACAATATGAGATACTACTGAGGCATTTTTTTCTAATGATTTGGCATATTCTGTCGCTCCTTCTGTTGAGGCAACTGATCGTGAAAATGATGTTAAAAGTGAAGATaagaatgatgaagaagaaattgTTACCATCAGAGATGGAAAAGTTTACCCTCAACATGGACTCAGGCTTGCTCAATGCTGGAAGAAGCTAtcttcaattccttcaacttGCAGTTATCCTAACCTTATAACTAGACGTATAACCAGTAGACTTGGCCATGATGTGAGTctcttaattttgaatttttttccaccTGATCAATAGTCCATTTGATCCTGACTCTAATATactttttatgtattatttggTATTTTGTGTTGCCTCGAGTGACTTGGATCATGATAAGTTTATTATACCAACCTTGAGAAATTTTTGCAACTGGCTAGATATTAGGCAAATGagaaatatttatgatttcttattgTCTAAATCGAGAGAGAATGTTATGGAGGAGAAAGTGCGGAGAGCGCTTCAAGAATTTGTTGGAAGTTACTCCAAGAAGTCACCAAATATTTCGGTCAATAGAGTTATTAAACTCTTGTGTGCTATGTTTGACCTAATTCATAAATCAAGGATTGTTTCGCATCATATTCACTTTAATCCTGGCTAGTTTCTTGATTGTGGTGCCTTTCTTTTTGACAGTGCGTTAAATCATTTTGTGGTCTCTCTTTGGGTACAAACTTTTCAACCTCGGCTGCCACGACCACTTCCAAAGCCATCTTTCTCAGTTTTCTTGTTGAATTTTCTTGCCCAATTTGAGAAATATGTTGAAATAGAATTAAAATTCGACTTCGATAGGCTTGTCATAATTGGTGAGGTTGATTCCAAGACAAATGTTCATCTATACGCTATAAATTTAAGTAGTAAGATGCAGCCGCAACTTATGTACTTGCTGTCATATTACATGAGTGCCTGCAACTTATGTACTTGCTGTCATATTACATGAGTGGAAGGTATTAAAGTTACGAAATAGATATAAGGTGAAGCTTCAAGTTGTGCACCTTACTAGTTACACAATTTATGGTGCCATTGAGAGGGTAGATTTGGTTGTGCTTCAAAGATTACATGTCACGCACCGAGCCTACAGCTGGGCgagactgacactcgagaaccattgttggccccaagcgaacccttagcctaacttacttactcagcggaaaacTTTACTCAAGATGAATatactttaaaagaaaaactaatctgctcaataaataacttagaatgtaataaataacattcactgccaaaatggcaacttaagtctcaacttaactgaaaaggggaagtaaagactcatgaactaacatcactaactctgtctatgaagcctctaaacaactgagatggacatcgggacaagactcacgatatcctaatgaactaaaatactgaaagcaataaaaaggatccTCGGAAAGCTAAGAGGCTTACCAACTAACTCTGAATGATCAACTAGGATGCTAATCCTGGTTTCctacgtctgcatcataataagatgcatgCCAACTGGcttcagtacattaaatgtacgagtatgtgagttggaatgctaaacataacttaagcttgaaaagaatttgaaagaaatacttaccttcgctttactcaactcctgaataacttaactcaacataaagcaataaaacacatgcaatatacagAAAACCTTTTAAACAGTAAAAAACagcttagttcgttaaagaaaatgcaataacaaactcaattttactcatataataaagtagtatagtttctgtgggagtttctctaactgacaaccaccactatgagcctaagtggtgatacatcgtcttacccacgttgccagaactgccatatactttgccgtcatatagaacgccttaactaagtggatccactagtctatgctaaaagcatcttaaggagtcatctaaaaagtatgatcctttactacccatgatggctacatggtttatggagacttgagttaatatgaactcacatcCCATAAcggtactcaatactactcccaaaatatacttagctcatatgtttttaaaacaatcttctttctttggtttgagataattactcaaaaacttagcttaaaagctctcttagaaatctagtttcctttcttgctcaaatgtgaaaatattttaactcttgggaatacttagttcccgtataatctttgaagaatgaactttactcttactctttactgaaaactagctcaaaggctcttttggaaatcaaggttttctttcttctttaaaggtgaaaacatttactctttgggaatacatagtcccaatatactcttttgaagaaataaattttcaaaccttactctttactcaactcaaaactcaagtcttaaagcaaagttaaaacatttgtaaaagacttttggaaaactttatgaacttctcttaacttgactcttgactcaactcttaactttcctagaattgaattatagattcaaggattgtgatttgtgataggaaagatctcatgatgtttaggaatgattttagatagctaaacatgagaaatgatcaagaaatcattgcCTGGAAACTAGTTCGCGACGTGGAggtgtatttaaatatttggtcgcgaaataaattttgggGCAGAGAGGTCCGTGAACTCTCCACAACGCGAAGAGAAAGTTACACttctgaggaacaggtccgtgacgcggacctggtacccTGTTTCTGCCCGACTTgttctttcttcattttctaaccccaattcgcctaaatttggttctttttctcaaattccctttagatttagatacccagtatgtatacacaagaatctaagtCAAACAACTAAAGGAAACAACATTATAACCTCAAGGAACTCCTCAATATCAacctaactcaagaacgaaggccaatttcaagaacaccattcaagattcatcaactttcaactttctagaacaaacttcgctgaaataaacatgattgtCGCGTGGGTGAACGGACTCAacgctatgaaagactcacatacctcgtaaggA
The window above is part of the Solanum stenotomum isolate F172 unplaced genomic scaffold, ASM1918654v1 scaffold6221, whole genome shotgun sequence genome. Proteins encoded here:
- the LOC125852858 gene encoding uncharacterized protein LOC125852858 produces the protein SINPRKDLWSKEMSEIRSILQGLVGKIATVTPQNKYASINFGRFCGDNPEAWIFQAEHYFEFYEITEKYKLSLASLYLDGEALEWYQWLFWNKQLADWKHFTVKVMIRFRKQHLESQRCHLLNNQVTSNDIINLPFSQSCDEQSEGNNKTNAPKVFDDLSERPTNANFIDISCKLSQLEVKDPHNVCKLTI